In one Brassica oleracea var. oleracea cultivar TO1000 chromosome C9, BOL, whole genome shotgun sequence genomic region, the following are encoded:
- the LOC106316723 gene encoding uncharacterized protein LOC106316723, giving the protein MEASSSSLCLVPSLWTVGSGPRRKNSTVSFVSRGRSNGLMISKRRLRTPSALGDLADTVAETGKSEITWQIIVGAVAGVTPFVVAGVEFSKRIIEQKRCEECRGTGLVFRDKKYFRCPGCGGFLPWQSWRRFFTG; this is encoded by the exons ATGGAGGCGTCTTCTTCTTCTCTGTGTCTGGTTCCGTCTTTGTGGACCGTTGGATCAGGACCTCGTCGGAAGAACTCGACGGTTAGTTTTGTTTCTCGGGGAAGAAGCAACGGTTTGATGATAAGTAAACGACGGCTCAGAACGCCGTCAGCTCTAGGTGACCTCGCTGACACGGTGGCGGAGACAGGCAAATCGGAGATTACGTGGCAAATCATAGTTGGAGCTGTCG CTGGAGTCACACCTTTCGTTGTTGCAGGTGTTGAATTCAGCAAAAGAATA ATTGAACAGAAGAGATGTGAAGAATGTAGAGGAACAGGACTTGTATTTAGAGACAAAAAGTATTTCCGTTGTCCGGGATGTG GTGGGTTTCTTCCATGGCAGTCATGGAGAAGATTCTTTACGGGCTGA